The Terriglobales bacterium genome includes the window GTGTGAGCATCGGGGTTACAGCAAACGACGGAGGGTGGTCAAGAATGGCAACAGAAGCAAGCTGGGCAAGTGAAGCGCCGGCAATCAACCATACTGCATCCTACGGAGTCGGAGAAGCGGCATCGGAAGAAGTCGCACTCGACAGTGAATTTCCTTGCTACGGATTACCACAAATTGTCGGTAATAGCGCTGCCCTCCAGCGCGTACTCGGCATGGTGCGTCTTGTGGCCCCAACCAACGCCACGGTGTTGATTTGCGGGGAAACAGGAACTGGAAAGGAATTAATTGCAGAAGCCATTCACAAGTGCAGTGACCGTGCGACCCGCCCTTTCGTGAAGCTGAATTGCGCCGCAATTCCTGCAGGCTTGCTTGAGAGCGAACTGTTCGGTCACGAGCGTGGCGCCTTCACAGGTGCCATCGCCCGACGCGTCGGACGCGTCGAGTTGGCTAGCCGCGGCACCCTGTTCTTGGATGAGATCGGCGAGATGCCGCTGGAGCTGCAGCCGAAGTTGCTGCGGGTGCTCCAGGAGCGGGAGTTCGAGCGACTAGGCGACTCGCGAACCTTAAAGAGTAATGCTCGTCTGATTGCCGCAACGAACCGGGATTTGGGAACTTTGGTTAGCGAACAGAAGTTCCGCTCGGATCTCTACTATCGCCTGAACGTTTTTCCCATTCGTGCTTCGGCACTACGCGAGCGGCCCGAGGATATTCCGCTGCTGGTACGACACTTCGTGCAACAATTCAGCCGAGGCATGAACAAAAGCATCGAGACTATCCCTTCGGAAGTCATGACCGCATTAGTGCGGTATCCGTGGCCTGGCAACGTACGGGAATTGCAAAACCTCATCGAGCGAGCAGTCATCGTCTCTACCGGATCGGTTCTCAATCTGTCCATGGAAGAACCGCAACTTAGTGCCAATGGGCTGCCAGTCAGTAGTCACGGCAACGGGAATTTGCGGGCGACTCTCGAGGAAGCCGAACGGCAAGAAATCGTTGCCGCTCTCGAAAAAACAATAGGGAAGATTGCCGGTCCCAACGGAGCCGCAGCCCTTCTCGGCCTGAGGCGGTCCACGCTGCATTCTCGCATGCAGAAGCTCGGCATCAGCGTTTTCCGTGCAGCTACGTGTAGATGACCTGGCAACATCCTCGCGGCAGCCTCTGGTCGATGGATATTTGTTTTCCGGCCAGCACGAGGACCATGCCGACCACTCGCTGACGATTCACTCTCTGCCTGGCCTCGCCTGCCTGCTCACATCGAGGCTCAACTGCATTTTCTGATTTGTTCGAACGCGTCATCCAGGGTTGCGGCGCACACAACTTCTGGAGAGAGACTTGTGCGATCTCACCTTGGACAAAGTTCGACCGCACAGTCACCGGACCCATGTGACGCGAAAAAGCGAGTGGTTCTCGACCTGATTATTCAGTCATCATCCCGGTCATTGCCGTGCTTGGCACGCAGGTTGTTCTTGTAGACAGTTGTGCCGACAGCCCGGCCCAGGCGAGCTCCCGCGTCCTGGTCGGTTCGAAAATGTATCCCGCCGTAAACGCGAGCGTCGGAGATATCGTCGGTGATCTGCCTGAAGGATCCGTAGTGCAACACGATGGTGGGTACTGCGG containing:
- a CDS encoding sigma 54-interacting transcriptional regulator, whose product is MATEASWASEAPAINHTASYGVGEAASEEVALDSEFPCYGLPQIVGNSAALQRVLGMVRLVAPTNATVLICGETGTGKELIAEAIHKCSDRATRPFVKLNCAAIPAGLLESELFGHERGAFTGAIARRVGRVELASRGTLFLDEIGEMPLELQPKLLRVLQEREFERLGDSRTLKSNARLIAATNRDLGTLVSEQKFRSDLYYRLNVFPIRASALRERPEDIPLLVRHFVQQFSRGMNKSIETIPSEVMTALVRYPWPGNVRELQNLIERAVIVSTGSVLNLSMEEPQLSANGLPVSSHGNGNLRATLEEAERQEIVAALEKTIGKIAGPNGAAALLGLRRSTLHSRMQKLGISVFRAATCR
- a CDS encoding vanadium-dependent haloperoxidase, with the protein product IHAGDTDGNRKTDGDPNFVPFIPAPCFPSYPSNHGSLSNSGAEVLRRLYGEAGHAITLSNPAVPTIVLHYGSFRQITDDISDARVYGGIHFRTDQDAGARLGRAVGTTVYKNNLRAKHGNDRDDD